DNA sequence from the Hypanus sabinus isolate sHypSab1 unplaced genomic scaffold, sHypSab1.hap1 scaffold_1456, whole genome shotgun sequence genome:
ACTAGCCGCCCTCTCCCACCCTCGGCTCCCGTCACTCCTAAAACACTCCGCTCCCTGTCCCCTCGCTCTCCCCTCTATCACCCCCCATCTTACCCTGGCTGGCGGCTATTTTGTGATGTTTACCATTGACTTCACCTCTCCCAGCATCGTAGAATGGCGCACATCCATTTCCTCACCTTTCACACACTTCCTGTTTATTCAATCTCAATTCCTTATCTCgcctcccccttttctccctcctcaCTTTCCCAACTCTCCATTTAACCTTCTGCCGACAGCCATTTTGTGACAGTGTAAgcgctcccctcccctttcttgccGTCCGTCTTATTTACGAAGGAAATGTCACCACCAACCCTTCCTCCTCTATTGAGTAAGTCACTCCCCCACACTTCCCATCCTATTCCTCCCCACCCTGTCCCAttattctccctccctccttgtccCATCACTTCCCCTCCTTCCCCGTCACAACACTCCCCCCGCCATCCCCATACCATCGCTTCCGGTCCCTCCTCCTCCCATCACTTCCCCTCCCTGCCCGCTccatcattccccttcctcccgatCACATCACTCCTGCTCCGTTTCTGTCGTTTCTCTCCTCCTCACCGCGTCTTTATATTTTCCATTTCGTCCACCAGTTTGTGACAGGAACTTCCGCCCCTTTCCTACCCTATTGAGTCAATGACTTCGCCACGCTCACCGTCTCATCAGTCCAATCCTCGTTCCTTCACTCCTCTTCATCCcaaacccctcacacctcctccccaaaacccacacgtatatgtgtatgtgtgaatatCTGAGATATATACATTAGTTTATTCAATGACAAAATTATTGCACTTAAAACATATGTACAATGCACAAGgcgatataaaacacaaattaaaatacggttattacaatcaataacacactCGATCCCGGGATTGTATCCAGGGGCACCGCATGTTCTTTCGCCatagattctgtgtgtgacagtggccattgtaagtcagtgtctcactccatccctgGCGGCCACATTAACCAAGGATTCGCCCATTTTAAATCAGCGCGTCCCTCCCTCTCTTGTGCTCACTTCTGCTAAAgccgtcactctctccccagCGGCCATTTCAAGTGAAGCGTCGGACATCTCATCTCTCCCGGAAGTttcgggagtctcccgcatattgttagcggctccctgacgcccGCAATTTATATAAAATATCACGGAAATCGTTTTTTCTtgggaacgagagagagagagagagagagcgccatGGCAGAgtattgcaaaaacagaaaatacaaaacgtacttcaccccaaaCTACACTGAAGTTTACCCCTGCCTAATTAGGGgtcaaaataatgacagtgttgctcgctgcactgtctgcaacagtgacttttctattgctccTGCTGGGTTACATctctgttgaggtgagtttaacgtgTGTCATTCGTTCATCAGCATAGCTAACGCTATTTAAACTAGCTGACTTgccgctaaggagctactctattgcagacatcccacctctcccgggagttccgggagtctcccgcaaattgatggcgttacctccctgaaatgagtttttgtagGGTGGGATTAATTGAATTCAACGTGTCcttcactccttctctgccgTTCATTTTATCCAAGCCGTCGCTTCCTCCTTGGTCCCGTTTCAACCCGGCCGAACGGGGTCTCCTCAGTCAGCACATCTCTCCCTTTTTCCCAACAATATTAACGATGCTGACGGCCGTATTCAATCGCCGTCTCACCACCTCCCTCCACTGCGCTCACTTTAAACAAGGTATCACAAACCCGTCAGACAGTTTAAGAGAAGCAACGGCAATTTTCTGTCAGAGCAATAGGTCATTTTACATCGCCCCAATACCCCCTCTCTCTTCTCAATGTGCCACTGACTGCATTTCGGCCACTTTACCCGATGCGTCTTTCCCGCTCTGTTGTCTGTacatcactctctccctgtcgGCCATTGTAACAAAGGTATCAGAGACTATTTCAGATCTGGCCGCCACTCCCTCTGATTTGTCACCTCCTGGCGTCCATTTTCTCTCAGTGCATCCCTCCCTCCCTGGACACGATTTTCAAAGCGCGAGTCACCTCTTCCCTATAGACAAAGTTATATTTGCGCGTCATTCTCTCCTTGGTATTAATTTTATATTCTGGTTTTAATCCAGAACCCAATATTTAATCAGCAAATAACTTTCCCCGTCCCCCCCCCGTGATAATTTTCAGTCAGTGCacaatccccaccctgtcggttcAATTtaactctgcctctctctcccactctcttgtCAGTATATCAATCCCTCCCTGCCGGCCATCAGAAACAAGGTAACCACGGCCAACTTAATTCCGCCCATCGCCCCCTCCCTGGCACCCATTGTCACTCAGCCCATCACTTTCTCCCCGGAGACCATTTTCAGTCAACCTTTCACTCCGTTCCTGGTGACCATTCTAAAGCCTTCTGTCGTTCCCTCCCTATTCATTTTTTTCAATCGGCAGCCCCTCTCAGGACAGACACTCTCGACCACCCTCCACTCGATAGGGAGATCGGGAACCGTACCCTGCATAACTTCCTGTGTGTTATGTGGACACCGGGAACCGGGTGCAATGAATCTCCCGGCGTtgggacatggaaaccataaacatctctcgcacacacccacccctccccccatcttcagGAAGTCGTGCCGAAGGTCCTTCCGTCTGATCGTATCCACCGTCAGTTTTACAAAGCCGTCAACATCTACACGACCCTCGACTTTCCGTGTGACTAATAAACCCATCGGCGTTCCCGTCAGATTTCGTTAACCCCGCTCCGAGTTCTGTCCAAAACAGAACTCAAGCGTCCCCGCCAATTCCCAAGATCCCATTTCCCTTGGCAATGAACTGAAAGGAGTCCCATTGGGAGGtagatggagtgagtgaatgggaagggtcatATCCCACTGGGAGATCGGACGACAGGAATGATTGGGAAGGGGTGCAGACGGTGGGGGTAAATGGGAAGGGGCGGGGCTCACTGGCAGGCAaacagtggaagtgaatgggaaggggtggggtctattggaaGTTTGGACGATGCAAACGAATGGGTAGGAGTGCGTACCGTTAGGAATGTGGAtagttggagtgaatgggaaggggtggtgtcattgggagtgcggatggtgTGAATGAATGTGAAAGAATGGCATTTGATTGAGATCACGGTCACGTGGGAAGACTCGAATCCACATATTCGGAGGAAGCTGCGCCACTGGACAACAGGCGGAAATACGTCACTACGAGAACGCTTCCGATGTCAATGAGCTCAAGACTGGAGCCGATTGGGAATTTCCCCGGGCTGAAACCGTTGGGAATTTCCCCGGGCGCGTGGCCATTAAATGTGAGCGCGGAGTTAAAGTGGAAAGGGCAGTTAAAGCGGAAGGTttagttaaaggggagggcggggaaTCGGCCAGATAGTCCCCAACCCCCGGacggggatgttcacacattcagatgttcacagatccactctcagttcgggtctgagttcctgcagagatcttagttccttcctcccggtctcactgaaaaGATTCTCCACAAGCCTGAAACAGATGACAcgacagtgtcagtaacaggggaccggggttaatgtttcaagaacactcacagacaaatatcaccagaaaacccgcggatccgcggatattttatcacattgaacattaacaaacactcaccagatccactccagactcgggagggtcagtatgaggcggcggagagcagggacagatcggtctgtcagcgaGTTTGATTCCAGCATCAGCCACGTCAGTGATCGGTTTGttctgagagcggaggcgagatcctcggcaccagaatctgtgagaccgacattcatcagcctggagatgagacagattgagggtgaaggacacagagagacaggagccactacaaatccccagtgtttatcagtaacacaattactgatcacattaatgttcagtgtcagacaccccgtgactgtaaacacaatctcccaccgtctggtacttaccacagttcctGTATTTTACAcgccgggttcctcagagccgcagacaccagtttcactcctgaatctcccagtttattataactcaggtccagctccgtcagagatgggtttgtactgagagcggaggcgagagcctcggcaccagaatctgtgagaccgacattgtcCAGCCtgcagatgagagagagtgagggtgaaggacacagagagacaggagacggtacaaatccccagtgttcatcagtaacacaattattgattattttcttcagcacgactgcgcaagtcggccagtgagaacagcgagaagagtttaaaaggaagacagatttacagagcgagcgtcagaggaacgggagacagggtaggaaggctttggctcaacggggcttcggagataaagggtcgaggcgaggttGGTTATCTGTTTACAGTACAGACAgagggtatgtgtgtgaggctggttttctgtgctcggtgtcagatgtgggagatcctggagactcccagcctcccggaaggcaacatctgcacccggtgtgtcgagctgcagctcctcagggaccgagttagggaactggagatgcagctcgatgaccttcgtctggtcagggagagcgagaaggtgatagagaggagttacaggcaggtggtcacaccggggccacgggagactgaagaaatgggtcacagtcaggagaaggaaggtcaAGAAGCAGTTACTAGTgaataccccagtggctgtactccttgacaataagtactcttgtTCGGGTACTGCTGGAGGCGGGTGGCCTACGGGGGTGAGGAAGCGACAGTCCCCGTCCCTCTGGCACagtgtctggccctgtggctcagaagggtagggaaaggaagaggaaggcagtagtgatagggggctCTATAGTTTGGGGGTCAGAAAGGAGATTCTTtgaatgcaggaaagaaacgcagATGGCAGTCTGCCTtctaggtgccagggtacgggatgtttcagatgtcctacagtgggagggagaacagccagagatcatggtacatattggtaccaatgacaggcaggaaaatggaagaggtcctgaaagagtacagaagtaAGTTGAGAGGCAGTACCACAAAggtggtaatctcgggattactgcctgtgacacgtggcaatgagaataggaataggatgaggttgaGGATAaacgcgtggctgagggattggagcaggaggcagggattcagaattctggatcattgggagatcttttggagcaggtgtgaactgcacaaaaaggacgggttgcacttgaatcccagggcgACCAATATTTGGCGGGGATGTTTGCTGAGGCgactggggagaatttaaactagacgTGCTGGGTGGGGGCGAAGTGATGTGATGGAGGAAAGGTAGGTTGGCTCAGAAATAGAGAACATTTGGAGACAGTGCGTAaaagaggataggcaggtgatagagaagggacgcgctcagtccgatggtttgagatgtgtctattttaatgtgaggagtattacGAGCATATGAGCCTAGGAgaatggatcagcacttggagatatgatgttgtggccattacagagactaggATGGTGCAAGGGCAGGAATGATAACTTCAAGTGGcatgttttagatgtttcaggaaggaaagggaaggaggcaaaagaagtggggttgtgacactgttgatcagaaatggtgtcacggctgcagaaaaggaacaaGTCATGGAGCGGttatctatggagtctctgtgggtggaagttaggaacaggaaggggtcgatagctctactgggtgttttgtacagaccacccaacagtaacagggacataaaggagcagatagggagacagattctggaaaggagtaataataacagggttggtgAAGTGTGAGTTTTTAATTTCCCaattattgattggcatctccctagagtgaggggttcagatggggtggagtttgctaggtgtgttcaggaaggtttcttgacacaatatgtagataaacctacaagaggggaggctgtacttgatctggaacTGCGAGATGGACTTggccaggtgtcaggtctctcagtgggacagcattttggagatagtgatcacaattctatctcttttatcatagcattagagagggataggtACAGGCAAGTTAGGGAAACCTTTAACTGTAGTAAGgagaactatgaggctatcaggctggaacttgtcagcataaattggaaacagatgttctcaggaaaacggACTGAAGAAATGAagaaaatgttcaggggatatttgcgtggggttctgagtaggtacattccaatgagacatggaaaggatggtcggGTACAAGATCAGTGGTGCacaaagactgttgtaaatccagtcaggaagaaaagaagagcttacgaaaggttaaaaaaaacgaagtaatgatatgaatctggaagattataagactggcaggaaggagcttaagaatgaaatcaggagagctagaagtggccatgagaaggccttggcggacagcattaaggaaaaccccaaagcattctgcaagtatgtgaagagaaagaggataagatgtgagaggataggaccaaccaagtgtgacaatggaaaagtgtgcatggaaccggaggaaatagaggAGGTATTTAATTAATCATTCATTTCAGTATTCGTGACTgaaaagatcttggtgattgtagggatgacttgcagtggactgcaAAGCTGGAgaatgtaaatattaagaaagaggttgtgctggagcttttggaaaacatcaagttggataagtcaccgggagaTGGCGGgacgtaccccaggctactgtgggaagcaggggaggagattgctgagcctctggctatgatctttgcatcatgagtgaggacgggagaggttacggaggattggagggttgtggatgttgttcccttttttcaagaaagggagcagggaTCGCCCAGGATATAATAAGCTAGTaaggcttacttcagtggttggtaatttgatggagaagatcctgaggggtaggatttatgaacatctggagaggcaaaatatcattaggaatagtcagcttggctttgtcaaaggcaggtcgtgccttacgagcctgattgaattttttcaggatgtgacttaccacattgatgaaggaagagcagtagatgtagtgtatatggatttcagcaaggcatttgataaggtaccccatgcgaggcttattgagaaaattacgagacatgggatccaaggggagattgctttgtggatccagaactggcttgcccgcagaaggcaaattgttgttgtagacgggtcatattctgtatggatgcCGGTTCCAGaattgtgcctcagggatctgttctgggacccctagtctttgtgatttttataaatgacttggataaagaagtggagggatgggttagcaaatttcttgatgacacaaaggttggggttgttgtggatagtgtggacggctgtcagaggttacagggggacattgatagaatgcaaaactgggctgtgaagtggcagatggagttcaacccagttaagtgtgaggtgcttcactttggtatgtcaaatataatggcagaatatagtattaatggtaagactcttggcagagtgaaggatcaaagggatcttggagtcagagactataggacactcaaagttgctatgcaggttgactctgtggttaagaaggcgtatggtgtattggccttcatcaatcgtggaattgaatttaggagccaagaggaaatgtggcagcaatataggacgttggtcagaccctacttggagtactgtgctcagttctggtcgcctcactataagaaggacgtggaagccatacaggagaggagatttacaaggttgttgcctggattgggaaaaaTGCCTTAggaaaataggttgagtaaacccGGCCTTTTCTCTTGGGGTGacggagtatgagaggtgacttcAGAGAGGCGTACAacgtaatgagaggcattgatcatgtggatagtcagagggttttccccagggctgaaatggctagcacaagaggacatatttttaaggtgcttggaagcaactacagaggagatgtcgggggtaagttttccttttacgcagagagtagtgagggtgtggaataggcTGTCATCAACGTCAGAGGAGGCGGAACCGATAGATAACTCCTCGATAGATAGACAGAGCTCagaaaatagtgggctatgggtaaagcctaggtagttctaatgtatggacatgttcggcacagctttgtggaccgaagggcctatattgtgctgtatattttctctgtttctttctttctaCTGATCACGTtagtgttcagtgtcagacatccagtgactgtaaacacaacatcccacagtctggtacttaccccagtttctgtattttacactccgggttcctaagagccgcagacaccagtttcactcctgaatctcccagtttattaccacCCAGGTACAGCTCTGTCAgtaatgggtttgtactgagagcggaggcgagatcctcggcaccagaatatGTGAGACCGACTcccctcagcctggagatgagaaagagtgagggtgaaggacacagagagacaggagacggtacaaatccccaatgTTTATTAGTAAgataattactgatcacattaatgttcagtgtcagacacccactgactgtaaacacaaactcccacagtctggtacttactccaatttgtttattttacactccgggttcctcagaaccgcagacaccagtttcactcctgaatctcccacgTCATTCTCCcgaagtctaaacacaaacagacagattgatgaacaaagtgattcaaaccgtgtGTCTGAcggaatttctctcactcggatagTTCAGGAAACAGTAAACCCTTCAGTCaatcactgatcggagttcccatcactgtcaatatcactcactgcccagctccatcGTATTCACCGAATGTCAGCAATTTAGTCTAtcggtgtgaccctgtaaacCCCACATATTCTGTCTCATTCCCCGATGGCTAAAAAAGTGTACCTGATGTGAAAGGGTCGGAAAGTGCAGGGATGAACGATGGGAGAAACTGTCAGAGTGAGGAAGATTTGTGAATGAGGCCATGTCGATGGAAGACAGTGGAAGAGATCCCACCTCAGGAAATGGGATAGGAAGACAGATCctgcaggaggaagaagctgtgggtgagagatcccacaggaggaagggaatgcGGATGAGAAGACGCACACGAGTATACCGAAGGGAAAAGATAATCCAATAAGATGGGATGATCCAGAAATAGATTGCAAGGGAGGGGTGGGTCTGAACTGTGGCCCACAATCAGGAGAGGAGATGCGCACATGGGGTCTGGGTATCTGGTAGTGAGCACAGTCACACAGGTGGACTGATGGTCAtagtcacacacggggaagggctggggaggacaatctcacaatgatatttctttccttctcactgagacagtctgctgacggtctcttgtctctcaccgggaagggggtgtgaatctctgacccacctgctgcagtcagtgtcagtctgggtgtcagtaacagtgagaaggaacattgtcaatagacgtgtcacaggcagtgagaaacacggccattcctgtgatttactaccattaaccCAATGggcgttgttcactgatctgctGAAGTATCCAAAATCCCTTCACAAAgaaccacagaaccctcccgtccttggggaattactgaccgatccccagatcatttgtcacaattcttcacaatctgatttactacaATTTTTCTCAAatccctttacattgaaacaacacaatggaacaaattcacagttcagagtgagagataaatcaagctACCTCACGTccaggcacttgtgcagcccgggtcccagccgctggaatccttcacactgaatgtggcattTCTCCAGgacgaggtgttttattgtatcacagagtccgatgacatgcgACAGGACCGCACAGTCAATTGGGGTCAGTGTCATTTCACGGAATGAAAGTGATTCCACAGATCCCAGtacggcctgagccagtccacgattctgagactcaaacaggtagtgcaatgtgttcaggaggctccttttaccagcttcactctctgtgtttccactctggcgtttaacctcctccttcacccaatcaatcacccggcaggttgtttcatttGGAAATGGACCCAAAatctcctccaggccccgagctgtcattggggaggagagaccagcaacaaaacggagaaatacctcaaatcgcctaTCTGTCGTGTTCTGGGCTTCAGTGAGCAATTTCtggatatccccgggatgtggattcaggaattgtgcgacagCAGCTACGAACTCTTGGatagtgaggtgtgggaatgtgtacactatgccccgggcagaatcctctctctccaaatgctccatcaggaacccggacaggaactgggaaggctgcagattgtacttgatcaaatctTCATCTgcaaacacaatcttcttctcagacactcctctgaaggccatctgaccaatcttgagtaacacatcacgggggttctcaatctcaagGCCagggtttttcaggatgttgtaaatatagtaggtgTACAGTtcggtgatgg
Encoded proteins:
- the LOC132386994 gene encoding NACHT, LRR and PYD domains-containing protein 3-like, producing MIWMRLHKAYMTVGELKRAAIRLKRTLPGGSSREGDRDTRSKVTKPGQIESNARMAAEEEEQIQPRDSPDPQEYMAIAQGLSQLPPQLNARGLEEILGPFPNETTCRVIDWVKEEVKRQSGNTESEAGKRSLLNTLHYLFESQNRGLAQAVLGSVESLSFREMTLTPIDCAVLSHVIGLCDTIKHLVLEKCHIQCEGFQRLGPGLHKCLDVRLRENDVGDSGVKLVSAVLRNPECKINKLELRGVGLTYSGAEDLASALSTNPLLTELYLGGNKLGDSGVKLVSAALRNPECKIQKLGLDNVGLTDSGAEALASALSTNPSLTELDLSYNKLGDSGVKLVSAALRNPACKIQELW